The following proteins come from a genomic window of Paramisgurnus dabryanus chromosome 19, PD_genome_1.1, whole genome shotgun sequence:
- the abcf1 gene encoding ATP-binding cassette sub-family F member 1 isoform X2: MPKKSTKVAEWEGDEEPETDKPVKKGKKDKSGKKSFFKELATDEKPDKEEQPPVKEAQGKQAQKKKKKRQKGNAGDDDDDDEEVLQRLKKLSVQPSDEDEEEEKVAPVKGGKRNKGGNIFAALGQSDDDDDEEKEAGGDDDDKPKKKNGSKDVERVTKGKKKDKAKPKAMKEASEDEQDEEMEKKDVNEKKGVKNVKKATPEANKVKEEDETEKKEPEKSQKKGKKEQPKKGKPARRPPSEDEEEEEKSDDNDTMMCAEDAIAAEHANANQEEDPFANMSKKEKKKKKKMMEYERQVASVRAQNAMEGDFSVSQAELSSRQAMLENASDIKLERFSISAHGKELFVNADLLIVAGRRYGLVGPNGKGKTTLLKHIANRALSIPPNIDVLLCEQEVVADDTPAVQAVLKADTRRLKLLEEEKQLQSRLEKGDDSVSKRLEKVYEELRVIGAAAAEAKARRILAGLSFTPEMQNRPTKKFSGGWRMRVSLARALFMEPTLLMLDEPTNHLDLNAVIWLNNYLQSWKKTLLIVSHDQSFLDDVCTDIIHLDNQKLYYYRGNYLTFKKMYVQKQKELLKQYEKQEKKLKDLKAGGKSTKQAEKQTKEALTRKQNKSKKKGQEEESHEATELLRRPKEYTVKFTFPNPPPLSPPILGLHSVDFGYEGQKPLFKNVDFGIDMESRICIVGPNGVGKSTLLLLLTGKLTPTRGEMRKNHRLKVGFFNQQYADQLNMEEAATEYLQRNFNLQYQDSRKCLGRFGLESHAHTIQISKLSGGQKARVVFAELSCRQPDVLILDEPTNNLDIESIDALSEAINEYKGAVIIVSHDARLITETQCHLWVVEDQSINQIDGDFEDYKREVLEALGETLVNKPKE; the protein is encoded by the exons ATGCCTAAGAAATCAACTAAAGTGGCTGAATGGGAAGGTGATGAAGAACCAGAAACAG ATAAACCTGTcaagaaaggaaagaaagatAAGAGCGGAAAGAAGAGT TTTTTTAAGGAACTGGCAACAGATGAAAAGCCAGATAAAGAAGAACAGCCACCAGTAAAAGAGGCACAAGGGAAACAG GcccagaagaaaaagaaaaaaagacagAAAGGGAATGCaggagatgatgatgatgatgatgaagaggtCCTGCAGCGTCTCAAGAAACTGTCAGTCCAGCCTAGTGATGAAGATGAAGAAGAGGAAAAGG TTGCTCCAGTCAAAGGAGGAAAGAGAAACAAA GGAGGCAACATATTTGCTGCTCTAGGGCagagtgatgatgatgatgatgaagagaaGGAAGCAGGtggagatgatgatgataaaccTAAGAAAAAGAATGGCTCTAAG GATGTTGAGAGGGTAACCAAGGGCAAGAAAAAAGATAAGGCTAAACCTAAGGCTATGAAG GAGGCCTCTGAGGATGAACAAGACGAAGAGATGGAGAAAAAAGATGTGAATGAAAAGAAAGGAGTAAAAAATGTCAAGAAAGCCACTCCTGAAGCAAATAAAGTGAAG GAGGAAGATGAAACTGAGAAGAAAGAGCCAGAGAAATCTCAGAAGAAAGGCAAGAAGGAACAGCCCAAG AAAGGAAAGCCTGCTCGCCGCCCTCCCAGTGAagatgaggaagaggaggagaagAGCGATGATAATGACACAATGATG TGTGCAGAGGATGCGATTGCGGCTGAGCACGCCAATGCAAATCAAGAGGAGGATCCGTTTGCTAACATGAGTAAaaaagagaagaagaagaaaaagaaaatg ATGGAGTATGAGCGTCAGGTGGCAAGTGTTCGTGCTCAGAACGCTATGGAGGGAGATTTCTCCGTCTCGCAGGCCGAGTTGTCCTCGCGACAGGCCATGCTGGAAAACGCTTCAGATATCAAG TTGGAAAGATTTAGCATTTCAGCCCACGGTAAAGAGCTGTTTGTGAATGCAGACCTTCTGATTGTTGCTGGGAGACGCTATGGTCTGGTTGGACCGAATGG TAAAGGAAAGACCACGCTACTGAAGCACATTGCCAACAGAGCTCTCAGTATTCCTCCTAACATCGACGTGCTGCTTTGTGAGCAAG AGGTGGTGGCGGACGACACTCCTGCGGTCCAGGCAGTGCTTAAGGCAGATACTCGGAGACTGAAGCTGCTGGAAGAAGAGAAACAGCTACAGAGTCGGTTGGAGAAAGGAGATGACAGCGTATCAAAGAGACTTGAGAAG GTCTATGAGGAGCTGAGGGTGATCGGAGCCGCAGCAGCTGAAGCCAAAGCTCGTAGGATCTTGGCTGGTCTGTCTTTCACTCCCGAGATGCAGAACAGACCAACCAAGAAGTTTTCTGGTGGTTGGAGGATGAGAGTGTCCTTGGCAAG AGCACTGTTTATGGAGCCCACTTTGCTCATGCTGGATGAGCCCACAAACCACCTGGACCTGAACGCTGTCATCTGGCTTAACAA CTACTTACAGAGTTGGAAGAAAACCTTACTCATTGTGTCCCACGACCAGAGTTTCTTAGATGATGTCTGTACAGATATCATTCATCTGGACAATCAGAAACTCTATTACTACAGGGGCAACTATC TGACGTTTAAGAAGATGTACGTACAGAAACAAAAAGAACTTCTCAAGCAGTATGAGAAACAAGAGAAGAAACTCAAAGACCTGAAAGCTGGTGGCAAGTCAACAAAACAAGCT GAGAAACAGACAAAAGAAGCTCTGACGAGGAAACAGAATAAAAGCAAGAAGAAGGGTCAAGAAGAGGAAAGCCACGAGGCCACAGAGCTCCTCAGACGGCCTAAAGAATACACCGTTAAATTTACCTTCCCCAATCCTCCTCCGCTCTCGCCACCCATTCTCGGCCTGCACA GTGTTGATTTCGGTTATGAAGGCCAGAAGCCTCTGTTCAAGAATGTGGACTTTGGAATTGACATGGAGTCTAGAA TATGCATAGTTGGACCCAATGGAGTTGGAAAAAGTACCCTGCTTTTGCTCTTGACTGGAAAATTAACTCCT ACAAGAGGAGAGATGAGAAAGAACCACAGATTG AAAGTAGGTTTCTTTAACCAGCAGTACGCGGATCAGTTGAACATGGAGGAGGCTGCTACAGAGTATCTCCAGAGGAACTTTAACCTTCAATACCAGGATTCCAGGAAATGCCTGGGTCGCTTCGGTTTAGAGAGCCATGCACACACCATCCAGATCTCCAAACTCTCTG gCGGTCAAAAAGCAAGAGTGGTCTTTGCTGAACTTTCTTGTAGGCAACCTGATGTCCTCATCCTG GATGAGCCCACTAACAACTTGGACATCGAGTCAATCGATGCATTATCAGAAGCCATCAATGAATACAAAGGGG CTGTGATAATTGTGAGCCATGATGCCAGGCTGATCACTGAGACCCAGTGCCATTTGTGGGTGGTGGAGGACCAGTCTATCAACCAGATTGATGGAGACTTTGAAGACTACAAGAGAGAAGTGCTGGAAGCCCTTGGAGAAACGCTGGTCAACAAGCCTAAAGAATGA
- the abcf1 gene encoding ATP-binding cassette sub-family F member 1 isoform X1, with protein MPKKSTKVAEWEGDEEPETDKPVKKGKKDKSGKKSFFKELATDEKPDKEEQPPVKEAQGKQAQKKKKKRQKGNAGDDDDDDEEVLQRLKKLSVQPSDEDEEEEKVVAPVKGGKRNKGGNIFAALGQSDDDDDEEKEAGGDDDDKPKKKNGSKDVERVTKGKKKDKAKPKAMKEASEDEQDEEMEKKDVNEKKGVKNVKKATPEANKVKEEDETEKKEPEKSQKKGKKEQPKKGKPARRPPSEDEEEEEKSDDNDTMMCAEDAIAAEHANANQEEDPFANMSKKEKKKKKKMMEYERQVASVRAQNAMEGDFSVSQAELSSRQAMLENASDIKLERFSISAHGKELFVNADLLIVAGRRYGLVGPNGKGKTTLLKHIANRALSIPPNIDVLLCEQEVVADDTPAVQAVLKADTRRLKLLEEEKQLQSRLEKGDDSVSKRLEKVYEELRVIGAAAAEAKARRILAGLSFTPEMQNRPTKKFSGGWRMRVSLARALFMEPTLLMLDEPTNHLDLNAVIWLNNYLQSWKKTLLIVSHDQSFLDDVCTDIIHLDNQKLYYYRGNYLTFKKMYVQKQKELLKQYEKQEKKLKDLKAGGKSTKQAEKQTKEALTRKQNKSKKKGQEEESHEATELLRRPKEYTVKFTFPNPPPLSPPILGLHSVDFGYEGQKPLFKNVDFGIDMESRICIVGPNGVGKSTLLLLLTGKLTPTRGEMRKNHRLKVGFFNQQYADQLNMEEAATEYLQRNFNLQYQDSRKCLGRFGLESHAHTIQISKLSGGQKARVVFAELSCRQPDVLILDEPTNNLDIESIDALSEAINEYKGAVIIVSHDARLITETQCHLWVVEDQSINQIDGDFEDYKREVLEALGETLVNKPKE; from the exons ATGCCTAAGAAATCAACTAAAGTGGCTGAATGGGAAGGTGATGAAGAACCAGAAACAG ATAAACCTGTcaagaaaggaaagaaagatAAGAGCGGAAAGAAGAGT TTTTTTAAGGAACTGGCAACAGATGAAAAGCCAGATAAAGAAGAACAGCCACCAGTAAAAGAGGCACAAGGGAAACAG GcccagaagaaaaagaaaaaaagacagAAAGGGAATGCaggagatgatgatgatgatgatgaagaggtCCTGCAGCGTCTCAAGAAACTGTCAGTCCAGCCTAGTGATGAAGATGAAGAAGAGGAAAAGG TAGTTGCTCCAGTCAAAGGAGGAAAGAGAAACAAA GGAGGCAACATATTTGCTGCTCTAGGGCagagtgatgatgatgatgatgaagagaaGGAAGCAGGtggagatgatgatgataaaccTAAGAAAAAGAATGGCTCTAAG GATGTTGAGAGGGTAACCAAGGGCAAGAAAAAAGATAAGGCTAAACCTAAGGCTATGAAG GAGGCCTCTGAGGATGAACAAGACGAAGAGATGGAGAAAAAAGATGTGAATGAAAAGAAAGGAGTAAAAAATGTCAAGAAAGCCACTCCTGAAGCAAATAAAGTGAAG GAGGAAGATGAAACTGAGAAGAAAGAGCCAGAGAAATCTCAGAAGAAAGGCAAGAAGGAACAGCCCAAG AAAGGAAAGCCTGCTCGCCGCCCTCCCAGTGAagatgaggaagaggaggagaagAGCGATGATAATGACACAATGATG TGTGCAGAGGATGCGATTGCGGCTGAGCACGCCAATGCAAATCAAGAGGAGGATCCGTTTGCTAACATGAGTAAaaaagagaagaagaagaaaaagaaaatg ATGGAGTATGAGCGTCAGGTGGCAAGTGTTCGTGCTCAGAACGCTATGGAGGGAGATTTCTCCGTCTCGCAGGCCGAGTTGTCCTCGCGACAGGCCATGCTGGAAAACGCTTCAGATATCAAG TTGGAAAGATTTAGCATTTCAGCCCACGGTAAAGAGCTGTTTGTGAATGCAGACCTTCTGATTGTTGCTGGGAGACGCTATGGTCTGGTTGGACCGAATGG TAAAGGAAAGACCACGCTACTGAAGCACATTGCCAACAGAGCTCTCAGTATTCCTCCTAACATCGACGTGCTGCTTTGTGAGCAAG AGGTGGTGGCGGACGACACTCCTGCGGTCCAGGCAGTGCTTAAGGCAGATACTCGGAGACTGAAGCTGCTGGAAGAAGAGAAACAGCTACAGAGTCGGTTGGAGAAAGGAGATGACAGCGTATCAAAGAGACTTGAGAAG GTCTATGAGGAGCTGAGGGTGATCGGAGCCGCAGCAGCTGAAGCCAAAGCTCGTAGGATCTTGGCTGGTCTGTCTTTCACTCCCGAGATGCAGAACAGACCAACCAAGAAGTTTTCTGGTGGTTGGAGGATGAGAGTGTCCTTGGCAAG AGCACTGTTTATGGAGCCCACTTTGCTCATGCTGGATGAGCCCACAAACCACCTGGACCTGAACGCTGTCATCTGGCTTAACAA CTACTTACAGAGTTGGAAGAAAACCTTACTCATTGTGTCCCACGACCAGAGTTTCTTAGATGATGTCTGTACAGATATCATTCATCTGGACAATCAGAAACTCTATTACTACAGGGGCAACTATC TGACGTTTAAGAAGATGTACGTACAGAAACAAAAAGAACTTCTCAAGCAGTATGAGAAACAAGAGAAGAAACTCAAAGACCTGAAAGCTGGTGGCAAGTCAACAAAACAAGCT GAGAAACAGACAAAAGAAGCTCTGACGAGGAAACAGAATAAAAGCAAGAAGAAGGGTCAAGAAGAGGAAAGCCACGAGGCCACAGAGCTCCTCAGACGGCCTAAAGAATACACCGTTAAATTTACCTTCCCCAATCCTCCTCCGCTCTCGCCACCCATTCTCGGCCTGCACA GTGTTGATTTCGGTTATGAAGGCCAGAAGCCTCTGTTCAAGAATGTGGACTTTGGAATTGACATGGAGTCTAGAA TATGCATAGTTGGACCCAATGGAGTTGGAAAAAGTACCCTGCTTTTGCTCTTGACTGGAAAATTAACTCCT ACAAGAGGAGAGATGAGAAAGAACCACAGATTG AAAGTAGGTTTCTTTAACCAGCAGTACGCGGATCAGTTGAACATGGAGGAGGCTGCTACAGAGTATCTCCAGAGGAACTTTAACCTTCAATACCAGGATTCCAGGAAATGCCTGGGTCGCTTCGGTTTAGAGAGCCATGCACACACCATCCAGATCTCCAAACTCTCTG gCGGTCAAAAAGCAAGAGTGGTCTTTGCTGAACTTTCTTGTAGGCAACCTGATGTCCTCATCCTG GATGAGCCCACTAACAACTTGGACATCGAGTCAATCGATGCATTATCAGAAGCCATCAATGAATACAAAGGGG CTGTGATAATTGTGAGCCATGATGCCAGGCTGATCACTGAGACCCAGTGCCATTTGTGGGTGGTGGAGGACCAGTCTATCAACCAGATTGATGGAGACTTTGAAGACTACAAGAGAGAAGTGCTGGAAGCCCTTGGAGAAACGCTGGTCAACAAGCCTAAAGAATGA
- the abcf1 gene encoding ATP-binding cassette sub-family F member 1 isoform X3, translated as MPKKSTKVAEWEGDEEPETDKPVKKGKKDKSGKKSFFKELATDEKPDKEEQPPVKEAQGKQAQKKKKKRQKGNAGDDDDDDEEVLQRLKKLSVQPSDEDEEEEKVVAPVKGGKRNKGGNIFAALGQSDDDDDEEKEAGGDDDDKPKKKNGSKEASEDEQDEEMEKKDVNEKKGVKNVKKATPEANKVKEEDETEKKEPEKSQKKGKKEQPKKGKPARRPPSEDEEEEEKSDDNDTMMCAEDAIAAEHANANQEEDPFANMSKKEKKKKKKMMEYERQVASVRAQNAMEGDFSVSQAELSSRQAMLENASDIKLERFSISAHGKELFVNADLLIVAGRRYGLVGPNGKGKTTLLKHIANRALSIPPNIDVLLCEQEVVADDTPAVQAVLKADTRRLKLLEEEKQLQSRLEKGDDSVSKRLEKVYEELRVIGAAAAEAKARRILAGLSFTPEMQNRPTKKFSGGWRMRVSLARALFMEPTLLMLDEPTNHLDLNAVIWLNNYLQSWKKTLLIVSHDQSFLDDVCTDIIHLDNQKLYYYRGNYLTFKKMYVQKQKELLKQYEKQEKKLKDLKAGGKSTKQAEKQTKEALTRKQNKSKKKGQEEESHEATELLRRPKEYTVKFTFPNPPPLSPPILGLHSVDFGYEGQKPLFKNVDFGIDMESRICIVGPNGVGKSTLLLLLTGKLTPTRGEMRKNHRLKVGFFNQQYADQLNMEEAATEYLQRNFNLQYQDSRKCLGRFGLESHAHTIQISKLSGGQKARVVFAELSCRQPDVLILDEPTNNLDIESIDALSEAINEYKGAVIIVSHDARLITETQCHLWVVEDQSINQIDGDFEDYKREVLEALGETLVNKPKE; from the exons ATGCCTAAGAAATCAACTAAAGTGGCTGAATGGGAAGGTGATGAAGAACCAGAAACAG ATAAACCTGTcaagaaaggaaagaaagatAAGAGCGGAAAGAAGAGT TTTTTTAAGGAACTGGCAACAGATGAAAAGCCAGATAAAGAAGAACAGCCACCAGTAAAAGAGGCACAAGGGAAACAG GcccagaagaaaaagaaaaaaagacagAAAGGGAATGCaggagatgatgatgatgatgatgaagaggtCCTGCAGCGTCTCAAGAAACTGTCAGTCCAGCCTAGTGATGAAGATGAAGAAGAGGAAAAGG TAGTTGCTCCAGTCAAAGGAGGAAAGAGAAACAAA GGAGGCAACATATTTGCTGCTCTAGGGCagagtgatgatgatgatgatgaagagaaGGAAGCAGGtggagatgatgatgataaaccTAAGAAAAAGAATGGCTCTAAG GAGGCCTCTGAGGATGAACAAGACGAAGAGATGGAGAAAAAAGATGTGAATGAAAAGAAAGGAGTAAAAAATGTCAAGAAAGCCACTCCTGAAGCAAATAAAGTGAAG GAGGAAGATGAAACTGAGAAGAAAGAGCCAGAGAAATCTCAGAAGAAAGGCAAGAAGGAACAGCCCAAG AAAGGAAAGCCTGCTCGCCGCCCTCCCAGTGAagatgaggaagaggaggagaagAGCGATGATAATGACACAATGATG TGTGCAGAGGATGCGATTGCGGCTGAGCACGCCAATGCAAATCAAGAGGAGGATCCGTTTGCTAACATGAGTAAaaaagagaagaagaagaaaaagaaaatg ATGGAGTATGAGCGTCAGGTGGCAAGTGTTCGTGCTCAGAACGCTATGGAGGGAGATTTCTCCGTCTCGCAGGCCGAGTTGTCCTCGCGACAGGCCATGCTGGAAAACGCTTCAGATATCAAG TTGGAAAGATTTAGCATTTCAGCCCACGGTAAAGAGCTGTTTGTGAATGCAGACCTTCTGATTGTTGCTGGGAGACGCTATGGTCTGGTTGGACCGAATGG TAAAGGAAAGACCACGCTACTGAAGCACATTGCCAACAGAGCTCTCAGTATTCCTCCTAACATCGACGTGCTGCTTTGTGAGCAAG AGGTGGTGGCGGACGACACTCCTGCGGTCCAGGCAGTGCTTAAGGCAGATACTCGGAGACTGAAGCTGCTGGAAGAAGAGAAACAGCTACAGAGTCGGTTGGAGAAAGGAGATGACAGCGTATCAAAGAGACTTGAGAAG GTCTATGAGGAGCTGAGGGTGATCGGAGCCGCAGCAGCTGAAGCCAAAGCTCGTAGGATCTTGGCTGGTCTGTCTTTCACTCCCGAGATGCAGAACAGACCAACCAAGAAGTTTTCTGGTGGTTGGAGGATGAGAGTGTCCTTGGCAAG AGCACTGTTTATGGAGCCCACTTTGCTCATGCTGGATGAGCCCACAAACCACCTGGACCTGAACGCTGTCATCTGGCTTAACAA CTACTTACAGAGTTGGAAGAAAACCTTACTCATTGTGTCCCACGACCAGAGTTTCTTAGATGATGTCTGTACAGATATCATTCATCTGGACAATCAGAAACTCTATTACTACAGGGGCAACTATC TGACGTTTAAGAAGATGTACGTACAGAAACAAAAAGAACTTCTCAAGCAGTATGAGAAACAAGAGAAGAAACTCAAAGACCTGAAAGCTGGTGGCAAGTCAACAAAACAAGCT GAGAAACAGACAAAAGAAGCTCTGACGAGGAAACAGAATAAAAGCAAGAAGAAGGGTCAAGAAGAGGAAAGCCACGAGGCCACAGAGCTCCTCAGACGGCCTAAAGAATACACCGTTAAATTTACCTTCCCCAATCCTCCTCCGCTCTCGCCACCCATTCTCGGCCTGCACA GTGTTGATTTCGGTTATGAAGGCCAGAAGCCTCTGTTCAAGAATGTGGACTTTGGAATTGACATGGAGTCTAGAA TATGCATAGTTGGACCCAATGGAGTTGGAAAAAGTACCCTGCTTTTGCTCTTGACTGGAAAATTAACTCCT ACAAGAGGAGAGATGAGAAAGAACCACAGATTG AAAGTAGGTTTCTTTAACCAGCAGTACGCGGATCAGTTGAACATGGAGGAGGCTGCTACAGAGTATCTCCAGAGGAACTTTAACCTTCAATACCAGGATTCCAGGAAATGCCTGGGTCGCTTCGGTTTAGAGAGCCATGCACACACCATCCAGATCTCCAAACTCTCTG gCGGTCAAAAAGCAAGAGTGGTCTTTGCTGAACTTTCTTGTAGGCAACCTGATGTCCTCATCCTG GATGAGCCCACTAACAACTTGGACATCGAGTCAATCGATGCATTATCAGAAGCCATCAATGAATACAAAGGGG CTGTGATAATTGTGAGCCATGATGCCAGGCTGATCACTGAGACCCAGTGCCATTTGTGGGTGGTGGAGGACCAGTCTATCAACCAGATTGATGGAGACTTTGAAGACTACAAGAGAGAAGTGCTGGAAGCCCTTGGAGAAACGCTGGTCAACAAGCCTAAAGAATGA
- the abcf1 gene encoding ATP-binding cassette sub-family F member 1 isoform X4, with translation MPKKSTKVAEWEGDEEPETDKPVKKGKKDKSGKKSFFKELATDEKPDKEEQPPVKEAQGKQAQKKKKKRQKGNAGDDDDDDEEVLQRLKKLSVQPSDEDEEEEKVAPVKGGKRNKGGNIFAALGQSDDDDDEEKEAGGDDDDKPKKKNGSKEASEDEQDEEMEKKDVNEKKGVKNVKKATPEANKVKEEDETEKKEPEKSQKKGKKEQPKKGKPARRPPSEDEEEEEKSDDNDTMMCAEDAIAAEHANANQEEDPFANMSKKEKKKKKKMMEYERQVASVRAQNAMEGDFSVSQAELSSRQAMLENASDIKLERFSISAHGKELFVNADLLIVAGRRYGLVGPNGKGKTTLLKHIANRALSIPPNIDVLLCEQEVVADDTPAVQAVLKADTRRLKLLEEEKQLQSRLEKGDDSVSKRLEKVYEELRVIGAAAAEAKARRILAGLSFTPEMQNRPTKKFSGGWRMRVSLARALFMEPTLLMLDEPTNHLDLNAVIWLNNYLQSWKKTLLIVSHDQSFLDDVCTDIIHLDNQKLYYYRGNYLTFKKMYVQKQKELLKQYEKQEKKLKDLKAGGKSTKQAEKQTKEALTRKQNKSKKKGQEEESHEATELLRRPKEYTVKFTFPNPPPLSPPILGLHSVDFGYEGQKPLFKNVDFGIDMESRICIVGPNGVGKSTLLLLLTGKLTPTRGEMRKNHRLKVGFFNQQYADQLNMEEAATEYLQRNFNLQYQDSRKCLGRFGLESHAHTIQISKLSGGQKARVVFAELSCRQPDVLILDEPTNNLDIESIDALSEAINEYKGAVIIVSHDARLITETQCHLWVVEDQSINQIDGDFEDYKREVLEALGETLVNKPKE, from the exons ATGCCTAAGAAATCAACTAAAGTGGCTGAATGGGAAGGTGATGAAGAACCAGAAACAG ATAAACCTGTcaagaaaggaaagaaagatAAGAGCGGAAAGAAGAGT TTTTTTAAGGAACTGGCAACAGATGAAAAGCCAGATAAAGAAGAACAGCCACCAGTAAAAGAGGCACAAGGGAAACAG GcccagaagaaaaagaaaaaaagacagAAAGGGAATGCaggagatgatgatgatgatgatgaagaggtCCTGCAGCGTCTCAAGAAACTGTCAGTCCAGCCTAGTGATGAAGATGAAGAAGAGGAAAAGG TTGCTCCAGTCAAAGGAGGAAAGAGAAACAAA GGAGGCAACATATTTGCTGCTCTAGGGCagagtgatgatgatgatgatgaagagaaGGAAGCAGGtggagatgatgatgataaaccTAAGAAAAAGAATGGCTCTAAG GAGGCCTCTGAGGATGAACAAGACGAAGAGATGGAGAAAAAAGATGTGAATGAAAAGAAAGGAGTAAAAAATGTCAAGAAAGCCACTCCTGAAGCAAATAAAGTGAAG GAGGAAGATGAAACTGAGAAGAAAGAGCCAGAGAAATCTCAGAAGAAAGGCAAGAAGGAACAGCCCAAG AAAGGAAAGCCTGCTCGCCGCCCTCCCAGTGAagatgaggaagaggaggagaagAGCGATGATAATGACACAATGATG TGTGCAGAGGATGCGATTGCGGCTGAGCACGCCAATGCAAATCAAGAGGAGGATCCGTTTGCTAACATGAGTAAaaaagagaagaagaagaaaaagaaaatg ATGGAGTATGAGCGTCAGGTGGCAAGTGTTCGTGCTCAGAACGCTATGGAGGGAGATTTCTCCGTCTCGCAGGCCGAGTTGTCCTCGCGACAGGCCATGCTGGAAAACGCTTCAGATATCAAG TTGGAAAGATTTAGCATTTCAGCCCACGGTAAAGAGCTGTTTGTGAATGCAGACCTTCTGATTGTTGCTGGGAGACGCTATGGTCTGGTTGGACCGAATGG TAAAGGAAAGACCACGCTACTGAAGCACATTGCCAACAGAGCTCTCAGTATTCCTCCTAACATCGACGTGCTGCTTTGTGAGCAAG AGGTGGTGGCGGACGACACTCCTGCGGTCCAGGCAGTGCTTAAGGCAGATACTCGGAGACTGAAGCTGCTGGAAGAAGAGAAACAGCTACAGAGTCGGTTGGAGAAAGGAGATGACAGCGTATCAAAGAGACTTGAGAAG GTCTATGAGGAGCTGAGGGTGATCGGAGCCGCAGCAGCTGAAGCCAAAGCTCGTAGGATCTTGGCTGGTCTGTCTTTCACTCCCGAGATGCAGAACAGACCAACCAAGAAGTTTTCTGGTGGTTGGAGGATGAGAGTGTCCTTGGCAAG AGCACTGTTTATGGAGCCCACTTTGCTCATGCTGGATGAGCCCACAAACCACCTGGACCTGAACGCTGTCATCTGGCTTAACAA CTACTTACAGAGTTGGAAGAAAACCTTACTCATTGTGTCCCACGACCAGAGTTTCTTAGATGATGTCTGTACAGATATCATTCATCTGGACAATCAGAAACTCTATTACTACAGGGGCAACTATC TGACGTTTAAGAAGATGTACGTACAGAAACAAAAAGAACTTCTCAAGCAGTATGAGAAACAAGAGAAGAAACTCAAAGACCTGAAAGCTGGTGGCAAGTCAACAAAACAAGCT GAGAAACAGACAAAAGAAGCTCTGACGAGGAAACAGAATAAAAGCAAGAAGAAGGGTCAAGAAGAGGAAAGCCACGAGGCCACAGAGCTCCTCAGACGGCCTAAAGAATACACCGTTAAATTTACCTTCCCCAATCCTCCTCCGCTCTCGCCACCCATTCTCGGCCTGCACA GTGTTGATTTCGGTTATGAAGGCCAGAAGCCTCTGTTCAAGAATGTGGACTTTGGAATTGACATGGAGTCTAGAA TATGCATAGTTGGACCCAATGGAGTTGGAAAAAGTACCCTGCTTTTGCTCTTGACTGGAAAATTAACTCCT ACAAGAGGAGAGATGAGAAAGAACCACAGATTG AAAGTAGGTTTCTTTAACCAGCAGTACGCGGATCAGTTGAACATGGAGGAGGCTGCTACAGAGTATCTCCAGAGGAACTTTAACCTTCAATACCAGGATTCCAGGAAATGCCTGGGTCGCTTCGGTTTAGAGAGCCATGCACACACCATCCAGATCTCCAAACTCTCTG gCGGTCAAAAAGCAAGAGTGGTCTTTGCTGAACTTTCTTGTAGGCAACCTGATGTCCTCATCCTG GATGAGCCCACTAACAACTTGGACATCGAGTCAATCGATGCATTATCAGAAGCCATCAATGAATACAAAGGGG CTGTGATAATTGTGAGCCATGATGCCAGGCTGATCACTGAGACCCAGTGCCATTTGTGGGTGGTGGAGGACCAGTCTATCAACCAGATTGATGGAGACTTTGAAGACTACAAGAGAGAAGTGCTGGAAGCCCTTGGAGAAACGCTGGTCAACAAGCCTAAAGAATGA